Below is a genomic region from Fusobacterium nucleatum.
TTCTTTTCCATCTAAATCTAAGAGAATATTGTATGAGCTAGACTTTGAAATTTGTTTTAATATTTCTAAACTTTCCTTTTCAATAGAAATATTAACACTATCCTCTTTATTATACTCTTTTAATTCTATAATATTAAGACTAGCAAAACTTGTCATTCTTTTAGAAAATTCAGCAATACCATCATTAATATATTTATCTTTTATTTTTCCAATACAAATAATATTTATATTCAAAATTTCACCTTTATTTTCTCTTAAAAAGTTTTTCTAAATCTAGTAAAGACATTTTAACTATAATTGGTCTACCATGAGGGCAAGTGTACTCTCCAACCTCATGAAGTTTTGCTACCATTGAATACATTTCTTCAATGGTCAATTTATGATTAGCTTTTATTGCTCCTTTACAAGACATTGAAACTATTATGTTTTCCCTTATATCTACATCTTTATTTTTTGAAATATTATCCAGTATTTCTCTAAAAATATTTTCATAACTATCTCTTAAATTCATAGTTGGTATGCTTCTCAATAGAATTTCATTCTTATCAAAATCATCTATATTAAAACCAAAACTTGAAAATATTTCAATATTCTCTAAGGCTAGCTGTTTTTCCCTTGGGTCTAATTCAAATCTTATAGGCACTAATAAATTTTGCTTAGACATAGAATGATTGTAGTATTCTTGTTTTAATTTTTCATACAATATTCTTTCATGTATTATATGTTGGTCATAAATTTCAAGCAGTCCATTTCTTTCAACTAAAATAAAAGTATCAAATACCTGTCCTATAACCTTAAAATCAATATTCTTTAAATTTGTAAAATCATCAAATATTTTTCCTCTACTAGTATCTTCCTGATTAAAGATATACTTATCTTTCACTTCAACACTATCTTCTCTTGAAGTATTAAAGTTTTCAATATTTTTACTATCTTCTTTCACTTCATTTTGATTAAAATTAT
It encodes:
- a CDS encoding 23S rRNA (pseudouridine(1915)-N(3))-methyltransferase RlmH, with protein sequence MNINIICIGKIKDKYINDGIAEFSKRMTSFASLNIIELKEYNKEDSVNISIEKESLEILKQISKSSSYNILLDLDGKEITSENMSKYIDDLKNKGISSINFIIGGSNGVNKEVKNSVDMKLKFSHFTFPHQLMRLILLEQIYRWFAISNNIKYHK